Proteins co-encoded in one Pocillopora verrucosa isolate sample1 chromosome 1, ASM3666991v2, whole genome shotgun sequence genomic window:
- the LOC131771682 gene encoding uncharacterized protein translates to MAEVVLVGRGLFYCISVSLHRLPKMDKSQANKTILRGGFNSSAGCHEKDKNASCSTEIGPSYEECEINVAVVIIVILVIVGWFIGYLFLQKVQEKKEEGTSSTPQKRRNFKIP, encoded by the exons ATGGCAG AGGTGGTTTTAGTGGGTCGTGGattattttactgtatttcagTAAGCTTACACCGACTTCCGAAGATGGATAAGAGTCAAGCCAACAAGACGATCCTAAGAGGCGGTTTCAACAGCTCAGCTGGTTGTCatgagaaagataaaaatgccTCTTGTAGCACTGAAATAG GTCCCAGTTACGAAGAATGTGAGATAAACGTGGCGGTTGTAATTATAGTAATTCTTGTAATCGTGGGTTGGTTCATTGGATACCTGTTCCTCCAGAAGGTGcaagagaaaaaagaggaaggGACTAGTTCGACACCACAGAAAAGACGGAATTTTAAAATACCATAA
- the LOC131771590 gene encoding tolloid-like protein 2 — translation MLQLLTVICLVEIVSTQKWCPASTFFSNSSGDLSSPKPRGSLLYPDYTRCVWHISIPARDQHIKLTFNTFQLESCLDCQCDFVEILDVIGNIHTSLGKFCGSSLPGPFFSSKQALKVVFSSDHGNGFSGFTATYSSVLPGAVCRNATSLVTSVGTVHSPEFPSRNYPNNVDCIWEITAPYRTRIKFKFLSMSIQSCGRMGTSEFCSCDYVEVRDGANSSARLLGTFCGTNNTDAIYSSGQHLWVRFRSDDAVADSGFVAQFSSEKYRKGFSCPMDWRYPFQCPKELNVNNNKTGICCYNNGPSCCEPGGKSCHDNGSRVRDYCPRPKDNKKLKYCCSIGGKPSCCESAGVYNEARYTISLGVILHIGWILNKWFNGT, via the exons ATGCTTCAGTTGTTGACAG TAATCTGTCTCGTGGAAATTGTGTCAACGCAAAAAT ggtgTCCTGCATCtacctttttttcaaacagCTCTGGAGATTTAAGTAGCCCCAAACCACGTGGGTCATTGCTCTATCCGGACTACACTCGCTGTGTATGGCACATTTCAATTCCAGCCAGAGATCAGCACATAAAACTTACATTTAACACATTTCAATTGGAGAGCTGCCTTGATTGCCAATGTGACTTTGTAGAGATTTTGGACGTCATCGGAAACATACACACTTCTTTGGGAAAGTTTTGCGGAAGCTCTTTACCAGGCCCTTTCTTTTCAAGCAAACAGGCGTTGAAGGTTGTGTTCAGTTCTGATCATGGAAACGGCTTTTCAGGATTTACGGCGACATATTCCTCAGTGCTTCCTGGTGCAG TTTGTAGGAACGCCACGAGCCTCGTTACATCAGTAGGAACAGTTCACAGCCCTGAATTTCCTTCTCGAAATTATCCTAACAATGTGGACTGTATCTGGGAAATCACTGCGCCGTATAGAACGCGCATCAAATTCAAATTCCTCTCGATGTCAATACAAAGCTGCGGTAGAATGGGAACTTCCGAGTTTTGTTCGTGCGATTACGTTGAAGTAAGAGATGGAGCAAATTCTAGTGCTCGTCTGCTCGGGACATTTTGTGGAACTAATAACACGGATGCGATATATTCAAGCGGCCAACACCTCTGGGTAAGATTCAGATCAGACGATGCTGTGGCTGATTCGGGTTTTGTGGCGCAGTTTTCTTCTGAGAAATATCGGAAAG GATTTTCCTGTCCGATGGATTGGAGGTACCCGTTTCAATGTCCAAAGGAATTAAAcgtaaacaacaacaaaactgGTATTTGTTGCTATAACAATGGCCCAAGCTGTTGTGAGCCGGGAGGAAAGAGTTGTCATGACAACGGATCAAGAGTTAGGGATTACTGTCCGCGTCCAAAGgataataaaaaattgaaatattgttGTTCGATAGGAGGAAAACCCTCCTGTTGTGAATCAGCTGGAGTTTACAACGAAGCTAG ATACACTATTTCTTTGGGCGTTATTTTACACATTGGTTGGATCCTAAACAAGTGGTTCAACGGAacgtaa